From the genome of Streptomyces xanthophaeus:
GCAGCCCAGGTCGAGGGCGCGGCCCGGGGTGATCAGGCCGCGGTCGAGGTACGCGACCAGGTTCTCGTCGGGCTTCGGCACGAAGAACGGGACCGGCTTGGAGCGGTCCGCGTAGAAACCGTCCCACCAGGACGCCCCGTCGGCCGTCCAACGGTCGGCCTCCGGTGCGAAGAGGCCGTCCAGCAGCCTCAGCACGTCCTCGACCGTGCGTATGTTCCGGTCCATCCGGACCCCCTCCCCGATGATCCAATTCTACTTCCCGACCGGTCGGCCGGGGCGGGGAATCAGAGCCGCTGCGGAGGCTGCGTCCGCCAGAACGCGCAACTGTGGTCCGCCCCGAAGGACGTGGTCGTCCGCGTCGCCGCCGGGTCCAGGGTGAGCACCGTGGCATCTCCGTCTCCGGCTCCGGCTCCGGTCGGCGGCCACGGGGTCTGGCCCGCCACCACAGGGGCGCCGAAGCGGGCGAACGCCGCCCAGTAGCGCTTCATCCGGTTCCCGAGCGTGACCTGCACCGGCGTCAGCGGGCGCTCGCCCATCGTGAAGTCGTGCAGATAGGCCAGCTCCGCACTGTGCGCGTTCGACTCGTCCAGGCCCGGCACCTGCGCGCCCGCCAGCGTCGGCGACCGCGGGTCGTCGAACTCGTAGACGTACGTCGGCACCTGGGCCGCGAACAGCTGCGCCGTCCACGCGGTGTGGCACGCGAAGGTCGAGTCCGTCATGACCGCGGACAGCGCCAGATACGGCGAGCCGTACTTCGCCACCGGATAGCGCGCCAGCACCTCGGGCCCGGCCGCCCCGTGACCGGCCAGGATCTGCGCCGTGTACTGCTCGGCGGTCAGGTACGGCTGCGTCAGCGCCACGAAGAAGCGGGCCTCGGAGCGGGTGCTCCCGATCAGCACCGGCACCTTGTTCCACGCACCCCTCCCGATGGCCTGCGCGGGAGCGACCGGCAGCAGCCCGTCACCGGAGGCCGGACCGCGCGTGGGCAGCGTACGGGCCGCCTCGACCAGCGCCGCCCCGGAGGCGGCACGCAGGCACGCGGCCACCCCGGCGGAAGCGGTGCAGCCCGCCCGCTCGGCGAAGGACCGCGCCTGTTGCTCGGCGTCCGCGCTGTCCGGCGTACCCAGCAGCGTGCACGGACCGCTCTGCAGCACGGCCCGGTGGAAGAGGCCGGCGGCCGGCGGGGCGGCCAGCAGCGCGCAGACGGAACCGCTGCCCGCAGACTGCCCGGAGATCGTGACGCTGCCCGGATTCCCGCCGAACGCGCCGATGTTCTCCCGGGTCCAGCGCAGCGCCGCGAGCTGGTCCATCAGCCCGAAGGACCCGGAGCGCAGGGCGTTCTCCCGGCCGAGCTCGGGCAGCGCGAGATAGCCGAGCTGCCCCAGCCGGTAGTTGATGCTGACCACCACGCTCTGCGTGAGGTCGGCCATGGTCCGCCCGCCGAACTGGGTGCCCGTCCCCTGGCTGTACGCACCCCCGTGCATCCAGACGATCACCGGGAGCCGGGCTCCGGGGCGGGCGGTCCGGGGCCGGTACACGTCCAGGTACAGGCAGTCCTCGCTGACGGCCGCCGGATCGCTCAGGCCGAAGGGCGAGAACTGCAGGCACGCGGGGGACTGCCGGGTGGCCTCGCGCACCCCGTGCCACCCGGGCGCGGGCGCGGGGGCCCGTAGCCGCGCGTCCCCGACCGGGGGAGCGGCGTAGGGGACGCCGAGGAACTCCTGCGCGCCGTCGCGGGACTGGCCGCGCAGGGCGCCCTGCGCGACGGTGACCACCGGGTGCGGTGATCCGCCGGACGGCGCCGCCGTCGCC
Proteins encoded in this window:
- a CDS encoding carboxylesterase/lipase family protein, coding for MKRPGRRLPSARALLGTALALIAVLGSAPPAATAAPSGGSPHPVVTVAQGALRGQSRDGAQEFLGVPYAAPPVGDARLRAPAPAPGWHGVREATRQSPACLQFSPFGLSDPAAVSEDCLYLDVYRPRTARPGARLPVIVWMHGGAYSQGTGTQFGGRTMADLTQSVVVSINYRLGQLGYLALPELGRENALRSGSFGLMDQLAALRWTRENIGAFGGNPGSVTISGQSAGSGSVCALLAAPPAAGLFHRAVLQSGPCTLLGTPDSADAEQQARSFAERAGCTASAGVAACLRAASGAALVEAARTLPTRGPASGDGLLPVAPAQAIGRGAWNKVPVLIGSTRSEARFFVALTQPYLTAEQYTAQILAGHGAAGPEVLARYPVAKYGSPYLALSAVMTDSTFACHTAWTAQLFAAQVPTYVYEFDDPRSPTLAGAQVPGLDESNAHSAELAYLHDFTMGERPLTPVQVTLGNRMKRYWAAFARFGAPVVAGQTPWPPTGAGAGDGDATVLTLDPAATRTTTSFGADHSCAFWRTQPPQRL